One Capra hircus breed San Clemente chromosome 29, ASM170441v1, whole genome shotgun sequence genomic region harbors:
- the PLCB3 gene encoding 1-phosphatidylinositol 4,5-bisphosphate phosphodiesterase beta-3 — MAGARPGVHALQLEPPTVVETLRRGSKFIKWDEEASSRNLVTLRVDSNGFFLYWTGPNMEVDTLDISSIRDTRTGRYARLPKDPKIREVLGFGGPDARLEEKLMTVVAGPDPVNTTFLNFMAVQDDTAKVWSEELFKLAMNILAQNASRNTFLRKAYTKLKLQVNQDGRIPVKNILKMFSADKKRVETALESCGLNFNRSESIRPDEFSLEIFERFLNKLCLRPDIDKILLEIGAKGKPYLTLEQLMDFINQKQRDPRLNEVLYPPLRPSQARLLIEKYEPNKQFLERDQMSMEGFSRYLGGEENGILPLEALDLSADMTQPLSAYFINSSHNTYLTAGQLAGTSSVEMYRQALLWGCRCVELDVWKGRPPEEEPFITHGFTMTTEVPLRDVLEAIAETAFKTSPYPVILSFENHVDSAKQQAKMAEYCRSIFGDALLIDPLDKYPLAPGVPLPSPQDLMGRILVKNKKRHRLGSGVPDSSVRKRPLEQSNSALSESSAATEPSSPQLGSPSSDSCPGLSNGEEAGLEKPSLEPRKSLGEEGLQRGPDALGPAYREDEEEDEEEEEQTDPKKPTTDEGTASSEVNATEEMSTLVNYIEPVKFKSFEAARKRNKCFEMSSFVETKAMEQLTKSPMEFVEYNKQQLSRIYPKGTRVDSSNYMPQLFWNVGCQLVALNFQTLDVPMQLNAGVFEYNGRSGYLLKPEFMRRPDKSFDPFTEVIVDGIVANAVRVKVISGQFLSDRKVGIYVEVDMFGLPVDTRRKYRTRTSQGNSFNPVWDEEPFDFPKVVLPTLASLRIAAFEEGGKFVGHRILPVSAIRSGYHYICLRNEANQPLCLPALLIYTEASDYIPDDHQDYAEALINPIKHVSLMDQRAKQLAALIGESEAHSGPETSQETQTQQLGYQLNPHPTPSPLDASPRRPPGPATSPTSSSISSSISSPGQRDDLIASILSEVAPAPLDELRGHKALVKLRSRQERDFRELYKKHQRKAVALTRRLLDNLAQARAGSRCRQRPGVLSGEDERAEDEEVSRYQEFQKKQVQCLLELREAQVDTEAERRLEHLQQAQLKLREVVLDAHMTQLKKLKEINEREKKELQKILDRKRHNSISEAKTREKHKKEAELTEINRRHITESVNSIRRLEEAQKQRQERLVAGQQQVLQQLAEEEPKLLAQLVQECQEQRERLPQEIRWSLLGETPEGLGDGHLVACASNGHAPGSSGHLPGADSESQEETTKL, encoded by the exons GAGGCCTCCAGTCGGAACCTGGTAACCCTGCGTGTGGACTCCAATGGCTTCTTCCTGTACTGGACAGGACCCAACATG GAGGTGGACACACTCGACATCAGTTCCATCAGGGACACCAGGACGGGCCGTTATGCCCGCCTGCCCAAG GACCCCAAGATCCGGGAGGTGTTGGGCTTCGGGGGCCCTGATGCCCGGTTGGAGGAGAAGCTGATGACAGTGGTGGCTGGGCCAGACCCGGTGAATACAACATTCTTGAACTTCATGGCCGTGCAGGACGATACAGCCAAG GTCTGGTCCGAGGAGCTCTTCAAGTTGGCTATGAACATCCTGGCTCAGAACGCCTCCCGGAACACCTTCTTGCGCAAAGC ATACACGAAGCTGAAGCTGCAGGTAAACCAGGATGGACGGATTCCAGTCAAGAA CATCCTGAAGATGTTCTCAGCAGACAAGAAGCGGGTAGAAACTGCACTGGAATCCTGTGGCCTCAATTTCAACCGA AGCGAGTCCATCCGGCCTGACGAGTTTTCCTTGGAAATCTTCGAGCGGTTCCTGAACAAGCTGTGTCTGCGGCCGGACATTGACAAGATCCTGCTGGAGAT AGGCGCCAAGGGCAAACCTTACCTGACACTGGAGCAGCTCATGGATTTCATCAACCAGAAGCAGCGGGACCCGCGGCTCAACGAAGTGCTGTACCCGCCTCTGCGGCCCTCCCAGGCCCGGCTGCTCATCGAGAAGTATGAGCCCAACAAGCAGTTCCTGGAGCGAG aCCAGATGTCCATGGAGGGCTTCAGCCGCTACCTGGGAGGTGAGGAGAACGGCATTCTGCCGCTTGAGGCCTTGGATCTGAGCGCAGACATGACCCAGCCGCTCAGTGCCTACTTCATCAATTCCTCACATAACACCTATCTCACGG CGGGACAGCTGGCCGGAACCTCGTCGGTGGAGATGTACCGGCAGGCGCTGTTGTGGGGCTGCCGCTGCGTGGAGCTGGACGTGTGGAAGGGGCGGCCGCCCGAGGAGGAGCCGTTCATCACACACGGTTTCACCATGACCACGGAGGTGCCGCTGAGAGACGTGCTCGAGGCCATCGCGGAGACCGCCTTCAAGACCTCGCCCTACCCCGTCATCCTCTCCTTTGAGAACCACGTGGACTC GGCGAAACAGCAGGCCAAGATGGCCGAGTACTGCCGCTCCATCTTTGGGGATGCTCTGCTCATCGACCCCCTGGACAAGTACCCG CTGGCCCCGGGCgtccccctgcccagcccccaggaCCTGATGGGCCGCATCCTGGTGAAGAACAAGAAGCGGCACCGGCTCGGCAGCGGCGTCCCTGACAGCTCCGTGCGCAAGCGGCCGCTGGAGCAGAGCAACTCGGCCCTGAGCGAGAGCTCTGCCGCCACCGAGCCCTCCTCGCCCCAGCTTG GGTCCCCCAGCTCTGACAGCTGCCCAGGCCTGAGCAATGGGGAGGAGGCGGGCCTCGAGAAGCCCAGCCTGGAGCCTCGGAAGTCTCTGGGGGAGGAGGGTTTGCAGCGGGGCCCTGATGCTCTTGGACCTGCCTACcgggaggatgaggaggaggacgaggaagaGGAGGAACAGACGGACCCCAAAAAGCCGACCACAGATGAG GGCACCGCCAGCAGTGAGGTCAACGCCACTGAGGAAATGTCCACGCTTGTCAACTACATTGAGCCTGTCAAGTTCAAGTCCTTCGAGGCTGCTCGAA aGAGGAACAAGTGCTTCGAGATGTCATCCTTCGTGGAGACCAAGGCCATGGAGCAACTGACCAAGAGCCCCATGGAGTTTGTGGA ATACAACAAGCAGCAGCTCAGCCGCATCTACCCCAAGGGCACCCGTGTGGACTCATCCAACTACATGCCCCAGCTCTTCTGGAACGTGGGCTGCCAGCTCGTTGCACTCAACTTCCAGACCCTGG aTGTGCCGATGCAGCTCAATGCCGGCGTGTTTGAGTACAACGGGCGCAGTGGCTACCTACTCAAGCCTGAGTTCATGCGGCGGCCGGACAAGTCCTTTGACCCCTTCACCGAAGTCATCGTGGACGGCATCGTGGCCAATGCCGTGCGGGTCAAG GTGATCTCGGGGCAGTTCCTGTCTGACAGGAAGGTGGGCATCTACGTGGAGGTGGATATGTTCGGGCTCCCCGTTGACACACGGCGCAAGTACCGCACGCGGACCTCACAGGGGAACTCGTTCAACCCCGTGTGGGATGAGGAGCCATTCGACTTCCCCAAG GTGGTGCTGCCCACGCTGGCTTCGCTGCGCATCGCGGCCTTTGAGGAGGGGGGCAAGTTCGTAGGGCACCGGATCCTGCCTGTCTCCGCCATCCGCTCAG GGTACCATTACATCTGCCTGCGGAACGAGGCCAACCAGCCACTGTGCCTGCCAGCCCTGCTCATCTACACCGAGGCCTCCGACTACATCCCTGATGACCACCAGG ACTATGCAGAGGCCCTGATCAACCCCATCAAGCATGTCAGCCTGATGGACCAGAGGGCCAAGCAGCTGGCTGCCCTCATTGGGGAGAGCGAG GCTCATTCTGGCCCGGAGACAAGCCAGGAGACCCAGACTCAGCAGCTGGGGTACCAACTGAACCCACACCCCACACCCAGCCCACTGGATGCCTCCCCACGCCGGCCCCCAGGCCCCGCCACCTCCCCGACCAGCTCCTCCATCAGCTCCTCCATCAGCAGCCCAG GTCAGCGTGATGATCTCATTGCCAGCATCCTCTCAG AGGTGGCCCCGGCCCCGCTGGATGAGCTCCGAGGCCACAAGGCCCTGGTGAAGCTCCGGAGCCGGCAAGAGCGAGACTTCCGGGAGCTGTACAAGAAACATCAGCGGAAGGCTGTTGCCCTCACGCGCCGGTTGCTCGACAACCTGGCCCAGGCCCGCGCGGGGAGCAGGTGCCGACAGCGGCCCGGTGTCCT AAGCGGGGAGGACGAGAGGGCAGAAGATGAAGAGGTTAGCAGGTATCAAGAGTTCCAGAAGAAACAGGTGCAGTGTCTGCTGGAGCTGAGGGAGGCCCAGGTGGACACGGAGGCGGAGCGGAGGCTGGAGCATCTGCAGCAG GCTCAGCTGAAGCTCAGGGAGGTTGTCCTGGACGCTCACATGACtcagttgaagaaactgaaggaGATAAATGAGAG GGAGAAGAAGGAACTGCAGAAGATCCTGGACAGGAAACGCCACAACAGTATCTCAGAGGCCAAGACCAGGGAGAAACACAAGAAGGAGGC GGAACTGACAGAAATTAACCGGCGGCACATCACTGAGTCAGTCAACTCCATCCGTCGG CTGGAGGAGGCCCAGAAGCAGCGGCAGGAACGCCTTGTGGCCGGGCAGCAGCAGGTCCTCCAACAGCTGGCGGAAGAGGAGCCCAAG CTGCTGGCCCAGCTGGTCCAGGAGTGTCAGGAGCAGCGGGAGAGGCTGCCCCAGGAGATCCGCTGGAGCCTGCTGGGCGAGACACCGGAGGGACTGGGGGACGGGCATCTGGTCGCCTGTGCCAGCAACGGTCACGCGCCTGGGAGCAGCGGGCACCTGCCTGGCGCTGACTCAGAGAGCCAGGAGGAGACTACAAAGCTCTGA
- the BAD gene encoding bcl2-associated agonist of cell death, translated as MFQIPEFEQSEQEDSSPADRGLGPSPTGDRPPGLSKHWLTAPGLLGEAGHQQGQPAGSSHHGGTGAVETRSRHSSYPAGPEDDEGTEEEDLGPFRGRSRSAPPNLWAAQRYGRELRRMSDEFHVSFKGLPRPKSAGTATQMRQSPSWTRFLQSWLSRNLGRGGSAPSQ; from the exons ATGTTCCAGATCCCAGAGTTTGAGCAGAGTGAGCAGGAAGACTCCAGCCCTGCAGATAGGGgcctgggccccagccccacaGGGGACAGGCCCCCAGGTCTCAGCAAGCACTGGCTAACAGCCCCGGGCCTCCTGGGGGAAGCTGGTCACCAGCAGGGGCAGCCGGCCGGCAGCAGCCACCATGGAG GCACTGGGGCTGTGGAGACCCGGAGTCGTCACAGCTCCTACCCCGCGGGGCCAGAGGATGATGAAGGGACGGAGGAGGAGGATCTCGGCCCCTTTAGGGGCCGCTCGCGTTCGGCGCCCCCCAACCTCTGGGCTGCACAGCGATATGGCCGCGAGCTCCGAAGGATGAGCGACGAGTTTCACGTCTCCTTCAAG GGGCTTCCTCGCCCGAAGAGCGCGGGAACGGCAACGCAAATGCGACAAAGCCCTAGCTGGACGCGCTTCCTCCAGTCCTGGTTGAGCCGGAACTTGGGGAGGGGAGGCTCCGCCCCCTCCCAGTGA